Genomic DNA from Cheilinus undulatus linkage group 10, ASM1832078v1, whole genome shotgun sequence:
TACTTTTTTGAAGTTTTTCAAAGTCTTTTGGAGTCTCTCAGATCAGATGTGTGTGAGAGGTAGCGTGCCGTTGACGCCCGTCCCTGCGCTCTGGTAGTGTGGATGGACGCTGTGTAACCGGCTGCTCTGCAGGGAGGAGTGCTCCGCGCTGTCCCCGCCGGGCGGCAGGTACATGCTTATCATATCCCTCAGGTCCCCCAAACACGCCCGCTGAGAGTGGGACGTGATAGCCGGAGGAGGGGAGCTGGGCTCGGTCTTGCACACGGATGCCATGGAGCTGAGTCCCATGGCGCTGGGGGTCTGCTGCGTGTACGCCGGAGACATGCTGTACGTGGAGGCCGCGTTCATGTAGGTCTGCGCCGTGGACATCATGGGGTACTGAAGCCCCGCCATCTCGTACCGGTGCATCTGCTGGATCTGCGGGCTGTTCATGCTGTGATGCTGCGGGTACGCCAACTGGTCCTGCATGAGGGAGTACGCGCTGTTCGTCCAGCCGTTCATGTGCGCGTAACCGTCCATCCTCTGCCCCACAGACACCGAGTTGTTGACGGCGTTGGCCCCAGGCGCCAGGAGACCCCCTGGCAAAGAGTACTTGTCTTTCTTGAGCAAGGTCTTGGTCTTCCTGCGGGGACGGTATTTATAATCCGGGTGCTCCTTCATGTGCATGGCGCGCAGACGCTTGGCTTCGTCGATGAACGGTCTCTTCTCCGCATCGGTCAGAAGTTTCCAGTCCGCACCGAGCCGCTTGCTGATCTCAGAGTTGTGCATTTTGGGGTTCTCTTGTGCCATCTTCCTCCGCTGCCCCCTGGACCACACCATGAAGGCGTTCATCGGCCGCTTCACGCGCTCCGCGTCGCTGGCACTGTTGTTCTTTGCGCCCGGCGCCGAGCCCGTGTTGGACTGCGGGAGCGGGGTCTTGATCTCGGTCTCCATCATGTTATACATTCTTCAAAGTGTTCACTCACAGgcacatgaaaaaataaaaagttcacAAAACAGCGCCGGAAGTCAAGGAGGTAGAGATACTGACCAGTCTCATAAGAagatgggggaaaaaaagtagTGCCAAAAGAGGCAACAGAGAGTGCAGGTGCTTCTGGTTTCTCTCAGCGTTGGCGCAGCTCTGTCCCGCCCGGCTCCCAAACAGAAGTCTAAACTTGTTCTCCAGCTCATCTGTTAATAGGCCTGGTGGCCGGACCATGTGATGTGGATTGACAGCATGACAATGAGGAGGCGACGACCAATCAGAGCGCAGCTTCGCCATGGAGCCAACTTGTTTTggtgagaggaggagggagtgctcaagttttttaaaacagcaacctggGCGCAAAATGTTAGAGATTTACTACATGTTTACGGCGTGACGATGAAGGCGAAGCTATTTTTAGAAGAAACTGCCACTGAAATATAATGCTTTATACATTTCTGTCCACTTTTCTGATTCTACATTTGTGgcaccaaacaaaaacaaagttgtgAAGTCTGCACTAAACCATGCTGTGCATTGATAGTGTTAATGCTGCAGGGAAATCAAAGGCAAAAAGATCAGAGTCAGTAAATTAATGATAGAGGCGAGTCCACACAGGTAGAAGCCCAAAATGgatcaggaaaaaaatggcagagagagagatccTTTTACGCATGCATGCTGTCAGACTGGGGTTTAACTTTGattataaaacacattttatattaTGAGGAAATTGTCACTTTTATAATGGCGTTCTAAAACAAACAGATCActaaaattattaaaagaagtctaaatagatttttttttacctcacgCCTGGCTGTGATGTCACGCTCTTCTAATAGGTGTTTATTGAAGTGGTATAAAAATGAGTTCACTATCATTTACATGGGTGCACGTGACATGTTCTCTCGCTGAAGCCTGGTGGATTTactagaataaaaaatattatatcCAGGTATTAAGATGCGTCAGATGAGACCAACCATCCCACTTCATAATAAAATGATCTAAACCTAAAACCAAAATAAGACGCTAATAGTGAGTTTGAGATGTTGGAGGCAGTTTTGGGGGTTTTGGGTGAAGTTGAGCTTCCCTCAAAGCAGAACTCTAATGCATCAACGACCTCTTGTGGAGGGCCCGGAACATGTCTTTAATCCCGGAGGAGCCTGAGCTCACCGTGGGTCAGAGAAATTCCTCCCTGCTCCTGTTTGCGGACTTGTGTTCCCTCTGGTGTTAATGGTTATTAAAATGATCACCGCGGAGTGCTCCGTCCTCACATTTGCATGTGTCTGCTTTACAAACGAGCTGAAACTCGCTCAGAGACTCAAcggggccaaaaaaaaagtcacacctGCTAATGACCACCCATCGAAAGCCCCCGTTAACGCCTCAGTATTTACATGCTGCGTATGTGCATTTTAAAGCGTCGTAACTCCCGCTGCGTCGAAATGTGACGTACAGCTACCGCAGGCAGAGCGTAAACATATTAAGGAGCGCGCGGGCCTTTGTTTTGTAATTTAGCGTTTTAAacaccaacgaagaagaaacttcGCATGTAAAAATCGAATGGGAAAAAAGTTGTAACGATTGAGTGggcttcatttagtttttacaaataaaaatatcgAACTCTGTCGGTAAGTAGCTTCATTAAACTGCATAGATTAAAGTTTCTGCTTTTGTCTgacatgtcaaaataaaacactaaaagtgTAACCGTGGAAATAAAGTGCATTTTAGGCATTATTTGGAGCTAAAAGTCAAACTAAATGACAGAAAAGCTGAcgaaaatgatttaaatttaTCGCTTTTAAATTAGAATTGTTATCGTAAAGAAGTGGACTGTTGAAGCCGTGTAAATCacgaagaaaaaagacaacacaTCATGAATTTAATTTTCGCCATCAATGGGGCGTTGCACGCGGAGCGCGCGCAATAAAAAACTAACGTCCAATTAGCAGCCATCCATTCTCAGGGAGCAGTTATTTGTTTATCTGGCCACATCTCAATACTGATCCGCTTGTAATCTTCTTATGGAAATGGACCGgtagcagagagagagggagacagaaaaaaaaaaaaacacgtcaCCAGGAGTAACCCGGAGTTGGGTAATGAGGGCCTCTGTGCAGCTAATTTCCTAATTAAGGAGCGGAGGACCACCAGCACAGTCTGCTCGGATTCAACAAGCCTCACACAGGCTTTAGAGGAGGCTCTCTCAGCATAACACTGATGGATGTTGGGAAATATGTGGACGTCCTGATGGGAGGATATAACCTGTGCGCAATCAGCTCGATGTAgataaaatatttgaaaactGATGATTGCGCATGTGCGTAAAAGCCAGACGCACAATCCCTCCCTCAAACCATACATTTCTAAGAagaaaaatcaattattttggCATCTTTCGTTGCAAAAACATGcaactgaaaataaatgcatttcgATTCCGTTTTAATTCAACTTTCTATGTGGATAGAGAGCTATATTTGGTGGTGTAATTAGTGAGAAATCAAAATTTATGGATCAAATAAAAGGCCTCCGGGCCTTAACTGAAACAACAGAAGAGTAAGATTTATTTATACTGAGCTGCATGGGAATAAGAGTCGTTTTGAAGAGCACTCGTTCTATTCAGTTTAGCTCTATGTGTCCAAAGCTTTAGACGCATGACGCACACCTTTAATACGCACAACGACCAGGCATACAGctgcaaataaaaactgatacTACCTTGTTATTTACTGCCTTTTTTATAGCCCCATTTATGGTTACAGCCTTCACGGACAAGTGTTTTTTATTAGTTATTTTTTACGCTTCCTAAACAGTACCGCGATGTTTCCAACAATCGAAAGTGGCATCTCAGCGCCACAATAAACAACATTATCCTCCGTGTCCGTTTCTAAACCCCGCGACCTCCAGAATcaataactttttttgtttcagctcAGTGACTGCGGACAAGGCCTTTGAGAAACAGTAATTAACAAAGAATGGCTTTTCAATTACAGCCACAATGGAGAGCGTCTCATTAAgatttgcatgattttttttggaCAGAGGAATGCAAATGAAGATGCAATTTACGCACGGTCTGCTGTTCCCTTTGTGCCGGCGTGAATGGTCGCGTCCTCCCCGTTCAACACAGGTAAAATAATATTCACGGGTCATTTAGGGGAAGAAAAGTGCTGTTATTATCACCTCTTTATTCCACAAAGCAAAGGAGGGGATTCCTCATGGTAATGGGGCTGATTTGACCCAGAGGAGTTGTCAGAAATACTTCACAAAAATAGCTGGATATGTGTAAATGCCTGTGCGTAATGCAGAGTCATGGCTGAGGATGCAGTCACATTTTTTGACATTCTTCTTTAaataattgcatgctttatatCATTTCTTTCATGCATATTTAATATAATTAAAAATTCATTAATTTTTGTTAGGGAGTTTATTAAAATAGACCTGCAGAAGTGTTGGGAACGAGCCATTTTGCATTTGATTTATGCATCTTGGCAAGACACAAAACGATATTTTGATGCATTGCAACAGGTCTTGTTTAATGATGGCGCCTAAGGGTGTCTATCCTGCAGATCCATGAGAATCAGCTTTATATATAGCAGTttgaaaataggcaaaaataaagacttttttaattgcattaatcattTATTGAAAATATGTCTTCCTCCTGTTGCTGCAAAGAGATTTGAGTCATCTTTAGTCATCTTTGGGGTGCAAACAAGAagaggtttttaaaaatatattacagtgtcctttttgttttgaaaaaccTGCAattgcttctttttttgtttcaaatctGTGCAAATTTTATCAAGGAATATTGTGGACAGAAATCTGATTGTTTTGCACACTATATCCACGTGCTCTGCTCTGC
This window encodes:
- the sox3 gene encoding transcription factor Sox-3, which codes for MYNMMETEIKTPLPQSNTGSAPGAKNNSASDAERVKRPMNAFMVWSRGQRRKMAQENPKMHNSEISKRLGADWKLLTDAEKRPFIDEAKRLRAMHMKEHPDYKYRPRRKTKTLLKKDKYSLPGGLLAPGANAVNNSVSVGQRMDGYAHMNGWTNSAYSLMQDQLAYPQHHSMNSPQIQQMHRYEMAGLQYPMMSTAQTYMNAASTYSMSPAYTQQTPSAMGLSSMASVCKTEPSSPPPAITSHSQRACLGDLRDMISMYLPPGGDSAEHSSLQSSRLHSVHPHYQSAGTGVNGTLPLTHI